The following coding sequences lie in one Apium graveolens cultivar Ventura chromosome 1, ASM990537v1, whole genome shotgun sequence genomic window:
- the LOC141714804 gene encoding zinc finger BED domain-containing protein RICESLEEPER 2-like codes for MVKYVRGAKGRMIKLAEFISQLSINCKKKLSQDVPTRWNSTYVMLESALQYKVALSQYELVDKNVGYLTDEEWAKVHKICQFLKPFYDITVLFSGSQYPTSNLYFRGVYKIQSLISNEMQDEGSILYQTAFEMNEKFRKYWKNYSLILSFAVILDPRYKLKFVEYVFRKIYPTNYSEKEFESIFCQNDSQNETKSQLHLYLEESKLDARVKLDVLSFWRSNKSKYPILSAMTRDILSMPITTVASESSFSIRSQIISKYRGSITPDNAEALLCTRNWLYGAKGKVNIILICCII; via the exons ATGGTAAAATATGTTAGAGGAGCAAAAGGAAGGATGATAAAATTGGCAGAATTTATTAGTCAACTTTCAATTAATTGCAAGAAGAAACTTTCTCAAGATGTTCCAACAAGATGGAACTCTACTTATGTTATGCTGGAGAGTGCATTGCAGTACAAGGTTGCCTTATCTCAGTATGAATTAGTAGATAAAAATGTGGGTTATTTAACAGATGAAGAATGGGCCAAAGTTCATAAAATTTGTCAATTTTTAAAGCCTTTCTATGATATCACAGTTTTATTCTCGGGAAGTCAATATCCAACTTCTAATCTTTACTTTCGTGGAGTGTACAAGATACAGTCACTTATTAGCAATGAAATGCAAGACGAGGGTAGTATTTTATATCAAACGGCATTTGAAATGAATGAAAAGTTTAGGAAATATTGGAAGAATTATAGCTTGATATTGTCATTTGCCGTAATATTGGATCCTCGCTACAAGTTAAAGTTCGTGGAGTATGTCTTTAGAAAGATCTATCCTACAAATTATTCTGAAAAA GAGTTTGAATCAATTTTTTGTCAAAATGACTCACAAAATGAAACTAAATCACAACTTCATTTGTACTTGGAAGAAAGTAAATTGGATGCTAGAGTGAAACTTGATGTACTTTCTTTTTGGAGATCAAATAAAAGCAAATACCCCATTTTATCTGCTATGACACGAGATATTTTAAGCATGCCAATAACTACTGTTGCTTCCGAGTCTTCTTTTAGTATTAGAAGTCAAATTATTAGCAAGTATCGTGGTTCTATTACACCGGACAATGCAGAGGCGTTATTATGCACTCGCAATTGGTTATATGGGGCTAAAGGTAAAGTTAATATCATTTTAATTTGTTGCATTATTTAA
- the LOC141723782 gene encoding uncharacterized protein LOC141723782 — protein MGYGYFSPLMGLTDDEDSGLTENVQMIRLSDEDSSMSDEDSPMMGLTENSSATYLSTCNPCLDFFFHVVPDTPPSQLIERLESAWAHDPLTTLKLICNLRGVRGTGKSDKEGFYTAALWLFKNHPKTLACNVLVYASFGYFKDLLEIMFRILQGPDVRTVMKKEWESVKVTSTIRGLKRKSFHVTKTGKKRTDTRSQAKKKRKLRAEVSREERIEANKAKVLEEKQRARALKREKDLERSKKAMDIYNADLDYQLLFENVSTLFADLLKADIQFVNSGEAKKISLAGKWCPTVDSSYDKYTLIYTSIAKKVFPRESCPEYEGIAEDQYVYKVKNRLRKEVLVPLHEVLKLPEVYMSAREWNLIAYNRVASVAMKNYTKIFMDHDKKRFNEFLMNVKHGKAKIAAGALLPHDIIRSCMGSYSDSDSDNEGERTVAELQWKRMVDDMTKKGKLRNCIAVSDVSGSMHGTPMEVSIALGLLVSELSEEPWKGHVITFSENPKLHLIQGSNLQEKCEFLEEMDWGGSTNFQAVFDRILDLAVTAKLSEEQMIKTVFVFSDMEFNQASENLWETDYMVIQKKFRKKGYKKVPDIVFWNLRNSSATPVTATENGVAMLSGFSKNLLMMFLDGGGEISPQVVMEAAISGDDYQKLVLYD, from the coding sequence ATGGGTTATGGTTATTTTTCACCTTTGATGGGACTTACTGACGATGAAGACTCAGGCCTGACTGAAAACGTACAAATGATCCGCCTGTCTGATGAAGACTCATCAATGTCTGATGAAGACTCGCCAATGATGGGCCTGACTGAGAACTCCTCAGCCACGTACTTGTCCACATGCAATCCCTGCCTGGACTTCTTCTTCCATGTTGTCCCTGACACGCCTCCTTCTCAACTTATCGAACGTCTCGAATCTGCATGGGCTCATGATCCATTGACTACTCTCAAACTGATCTGCAATCTTCGAGGCGTTCGAGGCACTGGGAAATCGGATAAGGAAGGGTTTTACACTGCTGCATTATGGCTTTTCAAGAACCATCCTAAAACCCTAGCATGCAATGTTCTAGTTTACGCGTCATTTGGGTACTTTAAAGATTTGTTGGAGATCATGTTTAGGATACTTCAAGGGCCTGATGTGAGGACTGTGATGAAGAAGGAGTGGGAATCTGTTAAGGTTACCTCGACAATTAGAGGATTGAAGAGGAAGAGTTTTCATGTTACCAAGACTGGGAAGAAGAGGACTGATACGCGGAGTCAGGCTAAGAAGAAGAGGAAATTGAGAGCAGAGGTGTCGAGAGAAGAGAGGATTGAAGCGAATAAGGCCAAGGTTTTGGAGGAAAAACAGAGGGCTAGGGCTTTGAAAAGGGAAAAAGATCTTGAGAGGTCTAAAAAGGCTATGGATATCTATAACGCTGATTTGGATTATCAGTTGTTGTTTGAGAATGTTTCTACCCTTTTCGCGGATTTATTGAAGGCAGATATCCAGTTTGTAAATTCTGGTGAAGCCAAGAAAATTAGTTTGGCTGGGAAATGGTGCCCTACAGTTGATTCGTCTTATGATAAGTACACACTGATATATACTAGCATTGCCAAGAAAGTGTTTCCGCGTGAATCGTGCCCTGAGTATGAAGGAATTGCAGAGGATCAGTATGTGTATAAAGTTAAAAATAGGTTGAGGAAAGAAGTTCTAGTTCCACTTCATGAGGTGCTCAAGTTGCCCGAGGTTTATATGAGTGCAAGGGAATGGAATTTGATTGCCTACAATAGGGTTGCATCTGTCGCGATGAAGAATTACACCAAGATTTTTATGGATCATGATAAAAAAAGGTTTAACGAGTTTCTTATGAATGTGAAACATGGGAAAGCAAAAATTGCAGCCGGGGCATTGCTTCCCCACGATATAATTAGGTCTTGTATGGGAAGCTATAGTGACAGTGATAGTGATAATGAGGGAGAAAGAACTGTCGCAGAGCTGCAATGGAAACGAATGGTGGATGATATGACAAAGAAGGGTAAACTGAGAAATTGTATTGCTGTTTCTGATGTCTCGGGGAGTATGCATGGAACTCCAATGGAAGTTTCTATTGCACTTGGTTTACTAGTCTCCGAGTTAAGTGAAGAGCCTTGGAAGGGACATGTGATTACATTTAGCGAAAACCCAAAGCTTCACTTGATTCAAGGAAGTAATCTCCAAGAGAAGTGTGAGTTTCTTGAGGAAATGGATTGGGGTGGTAGTACAAACTTCCAAGCGGTCTTTGATAGGATATTAGACCTCGCGGTCACTGCAAAGCTGAGTGAAGAGCAGATGATCAAGACGGTGTTTGTGTTCAGTGATATGGAGTTCAATCAAGCATCAGAAAATCTATGGGAGACTGATTACATGGTGATTCAGAAGAAATTCAGGAAAAAAGGGTATAAAAAAGTCCCTGACATTGTGTTTTGGAACCTCAGGAACTCCTCTGCAACGCCTGTCACAGCCACAGAAAATGGTGTGGCTATGCTTAGTGGATTTTCAAAGAATTTGTTGATGATGTTCTTGGATGGAGGGGGTGAAATCAGTCCTCAGGTTGTGATGGAGGCGGCCATTTCCGGTGATGACTATCAGAAACTTGTGTTATATGATTGA